The Brachionichthys hirsutus isolate HB-005 chromosome 8, CSIRO-AGI_Bhir_v1, whole genome shotgun sequence genome contains a region encoding:
- the opn1sw2 gene encoding opsin-1, short-wave-sensitive 2: protein MRANRDMELPEDFWIPISLDTNNITLLSPFLVPQDHLGSSSVFYSMAGFMLFLFVVGTGINGLTIACTIQYKKLRSHLNYILVNLAVANLLVASVGSFTACVCFANRYFILGPLGCKIEGFLATLGGMVSLWSLAVIAFERWLVICKPLGNFVFKPDHAIACCALTWVFALVASVPPLCGWSRYIPEGLQCACGPDWYTTNNKYNNESYVMFLFCFCFAVPFSVIVFCYTQLLIMMKMAAKAQAESVSTQKAEREVTRMVVLMVFGFLVCWLPYTAFSLWVVNNRGQTFDLRVATIPSCFSKASTVYNPIIYVLFNKQFRSCMMMMLGMGGSEDESSSTSQSVTEVSKVGPA from the exons ATGAGGGCAAATCGTGACATGGAGCTGCCTGAGGACTTCTGGATCCCCATCAGCCTGGACACCAACAACATCACATTGCTCAGCCCTTTCCTGGTTCCCCAGGACCATTTGGGGAGCTCGAGTGTTTTCTACTCCATGGCGGGTTTCATGCTCTTTTTATTTGTAGTTGGGACCGGAATTAACGGCCTCACCATCGCATGCACCATTCAATACAAGAAGCTCCGTTCGCACCTCAACTACATCCTCGTGAACCTGGCCGTGGCCAATCTTCTTGTAGCCTCCGTGGGCTCCTTCACTGCATGCGTCTGCTTTGCAAACAGGTACTTCATCTTGGGACCACTAGGATGCAAGATTGAAGGTTTCTTGGCTACGCTCGGAG GGATGGTGAGCCTGTGGTCTTTAGCCGTGATAGCTTTTGAAAGATGGCTGGTCATCTGCAAACCACTTGGCAACTTTGTTTTCAAGCCGGACCATGCTATTGCTTGCTGCGCATTGACCTGGGTGTTTGCGCTAGTTGCTTCAGTTCCTCCACTGTGTGGATGGAGCAG GTATATCCCAGAAGGCCTGCAGTGCGCCTGCGGTCCAGACTGGTACACcacaaacaacaaatacaacaacGAATCTTATGTGATGTTCCTTTTCTGCTTTTGCTTTGCTGTTCCCTTTTCCGTCATCGTCTTCTGCTACACTCAGCTGCTGATTATGATGAAAATG GCAGCGAAGGCCCAGGCGGAGTCCGTCTCCACCCAGAAGGCAGAGAGGGAGGTGACCAGGATGGTGGTCCTCATGGTGTTCGGCTTCCTGGTGTGCTGGCTGCCCTACACCGCCTTTTCCCTTTGGGTTGTAAATAACCGTGGACAAACATTCGACCTGAGGGTGGCAACCATACCTTCCTGCTTCTCGAAGGCCTCAACAGTCTACAATCCGATTATCTACGTCCTCTTCAATAAACAG TTCCGTTCctgtatgatgatgatgctggggATGGGCGGAAGTGAGGATGAATCATCATCAACGTCACAATCGGTGACTGAAGTCTCCAAGGTTGGACCTGCTTAG